In Persicimonas caeni, a single window of DNA contains:
- a CDS encoding fumarylacetoacetate hydrolase family protein, which translates to MSLFYRVIDPQTGHPTHAVVRDGRFCRVETPFEALVDVVHGDRELAVGDELGPEGELEVLAPVAPSKVVCIGLNYQKHAEEMNKTIPDEPLMFMKPPTAVIGPGDAIELPAQSELVHHEGELAVVIGKRSKRLEPEESSGVILGYTCANDVTARDIQRREKRYTRGKGFDTFCPLGPAVATADNFLPAEHTLVLQVDGQERQRSQLNDFIFGIEYVVAFVSQVMTLEAGDVILTGTPHGVGPLEPGNVVSVEIDGIGRLENPVE; encoded by the coding sequence ATGTCATTATTTTACAGAGTCATCGATCCCCAGACCGGCCACCCCACGCACGCCGTCGTGCGCGACGGCCGGTTTTGTCGTGTCGAGACGCCCTTCGAGGCGCTCGTCGATGTCGTTCATGGCGACCGAGAACTCGCCGTCGGCGACGAGTTGGGCCCCGAGGGTGAGCTCGAGGTGCTGGCTCCCGTGGCGCCCTCGAAGGTCGTGTGCATCGGGCTGAATTACCAGAAGCACGCCGAGGAGATGAACAAGACCATCCCCGACGAGCCGCTGATGTTCATGAAGCCGCCCACCGCGGTCATCGGCCCCGGCGACGCAATCGAATTGCCCGCCCAATCCGAGCTCGTCCACCACGAAGGCGAGCTGGCGGTGGTGATCGGAAAACGGTCAAAAAGGCTGGAACCCGAGGAATCTTCGGGGGTTATTCTCGGTTATACATGCGCCAATGACGTGACCGCTCGCGATATCCAGAGGCGCGAGAAGCGGTACACGCGAGGCAAGGGTTTCGACACCTTCTGCCCGCTGGGGCCCGCCGTGGCGACCGCCGACAATTTCCTGCCCGCCGAGCACACGCTGGTGTTGCAGGTCGACGGCCAAGAGCGGCAACGCAGCCAGTTGAACGACTTCATCTTCGGCATCGAGTATGTCGTGGCGTTCGTCAGCCAGGTGATGACTCTGGAGGCAGGCGACGTCATCCTGACCGGCACGCCCCACGGTGTGGGGCCGCTGGAGCCCGGCAATGTCGTCAGTGTTGAGATTGACGGCATTGGGCGGCTGGAGAATCCGGTCGAGTAG
- the gyrB gene encoding DNA topoisomerase (ATP-hydrolyzing) subunit B has translation MTQEQPPIVSSDGSKLELDDELKQAVAESNEYTADNIQVLEGLEAVRKRPGMYIGDTDDGSGLHHMVFEVVDNSIDEALAGHCDTVTITIRADDVITIEDNGRGIPVDVHKKTGKSAAEVIMTVLHAGGKFDQNSYKVSGGLHGVGVSVVNALSEWLKLEIKRDGKLWAQEYNRGVPKEPVQEIGKAKTTGTKITFKPDSTIFEGTTFSYDTLSQRLREQAYLNAGVNITIIDERDGKRHDFSFEGGINSFVSDLNKNKQPLHPEPIHIRSVIEEEGVQVEVSLQWNDSYNTTVFCYTNNIRNKDGGSHLSGLRASLTRTVNAYAISNDLVKETLNGDDIREGLTSVLSVKMPDPKFSSQTKEKLVSNEIKGMVESVVNEYLGYFLNENPNAAKTIVNKALAASRAREAARKAREIARKSAMNSVGSLPGKLADCQSRDPEESEIYIVEGDSAGGSAKQGRERRFQAILPLRGKILNVEKARFDKMLSNNEIAAMISAFGCGIGDEHFDMDKLRYHKIVLMTDADVDGAHIRTLLLTFFYRQMPELIERGHLYIAQPPLYGVKRGRSITYMKDEKALNDFLIERVKSSVSLRGSAGKELEGDELAEFVEELINYRKFADRMSRRNDRRVINELVRTPVTVEDLQDAEGLRETMDAVREKLSEEHKNARWHAPTISESREFDDVYQATWHTRVSGALVTTRVDREMLTSFEYEELVRIWQKFRELGDNVTVDGRTEQTYENIDVLLDAVLDAGRKGQSVQRYKGLGEMNPEQLWDTTMDPDSRTFLQVRIEDAIEADEMFTVLMGDQVEPRREFIESNALDVRNLDV, from the coding sequence ATGACTCAGGAACAACCTCCCATTGTCTCGAGTGACGGCAGCAAACTCGAGCTCGACGACGAGCTCAAGCAGGCTGTCGCCGAAAGTAACGAATATACCGCCGACAACATCCAGGTCCTGGAGGGCTTGGAGGCCGTGCGCAAGCGCCCAGGCATGTATATCGGTGATACCGACGACGGCTCCGGCCTGCACCACATGGTCTTCGAGGTCGTCGACAACTCCATCGATGAGGCGCTGGCCGGCCACTGCGATACGGTGACCATCACCATTCGCGCCGACGATGTGATCACGATCGAGGACAACGGTCGCGGCATCCCGGTCGACGTGCACAAAAAGACGGGCAAGTCGGCCGCCGAGGTCATCATGACCGTGCTGCACGCCGGCGGTAAGTTCGACCAGAACTCCTACAAGGTCTCCGGTGGTCTGCACGGCGTCGGTGTCTCGGTCGTCAACGCCTTGAGCGAGTGGCTCAAGCTCGAGATCAAGCGCGACGGCAAGCTGTGGGCCCAGGAGTACAACCGCGGCGTGCCCAAGGAGCCGGTCCAGGAGATCGGCAAGGCCAAGACCACCGGCACCAAGATCACCTTCAAGCCGGACTCCACGATCTTCGAGGGCACCACGTTCAGCTACGACACGCTGTCGCAGCGTCTGCGCGAGCAGGCCTACCTGAACGCCGGCGTCAACATCACGATCATCGACGAGCGAGACGGCAAGCGCCACGACTTCAGCTTCGAAGGCGGCATCAACTCGTTCGTGAGCGACCTCAACAAGAACAAGCAGCCGCTCCACCCCGAGCCGATCCACATCCGGTCGGTCATCGAGGAGGAGGGCGTGCAGGTCGAGGTCAGCCTGCAGTGGAACGACTCGTACAACACCACGGTGTTCTGCTACACGAACAATATCCGCAACAAAGACGGCGGCAGCCACCTGTCGGGTCTGCGCGCCTCGCTCACGCGCACGGTCAACGCCTACGCGATCTCGAACGACCTGGTCAAAGAGACGCTCAACGGCGACGACATCCGCGAGGGCCTGACCTCGGTGCTGTCGGTCAAGATGCCCGACCCCAAATTCTCCAGCCAGACCAAGGAGAAGCTGGTCTCCAACGAGATCAAGGGCATGGTCGAGTCGGTGGTCAACGAGTACCTGGGCTACTTCCTCAACGAGAACCCGAACGCGGCCAAGACCATCGTCAACAAGGCGCTGGCGGCCAGCCGCGCCCGCGAGGCGGCCCGCAAGGCGCGCGAGATCGCGCGTAAGTCGGCGATGAACTCGGTGGGCAGCCTTCCCGGCAAGCTCGCCGACTGCCAGTCGCGCGACCCCGAGGAGAGCGAAATCTACATTGTTGAGGGTGATTCTGCAGGCGGCTCGGCCAAACAAGGCCGAGAGCGACGCTTCCAGGCCATCTTGCCGCTGCGCGGTAAGATCCTCAACGTCGAGAAGGCGCGCTTCGACAAGATGCTGTCCAACAACGAGATCGCGGCCATGATCTCGGCGTTCGGCTGCGGCATCGGCGACGAGCACTTCGACATGGACAAGCTGCGCTACCACAAGATCGTGCTCATGACTGACGCCGACGTCGACGGCGCGCACATCCGTACGCTGCTGTTGACGTTCTTCTACCGTCAGATGCCCGAGCTCATCGAGCGTGGCCACCTGTATATCGCCCAGCCGCCGCTGTACGGCGTCAAGCGAGGCCGCTCGATCACCTACATGAAAGACGAGAAGGCGCTCAACGACTTCCTCATCGAGCGCGTCAAGTCGAGCGTCAGCCTGCGCGGAAGCGCCGGCAAAGAGCTCGAGGGCGACGAGCTCGCCGAGTTCGTCGAGGAGCTGATCAACTACCGCAAGTTCGCCGACCGCATGAGCCGTCGCAACGACCGGCGCGTGATCAACGAGTTGGTGCGCACGCCGGTGACCGTCGAAGATCTCCAGGACGCCGAAGGCCTGCGCGAGACGATGGACGCGGTGCGCGAGAAGCTCTCCGAAGAGCACAAGAACGCGCGCTGGCACGCGCCGACCATCTCCGAGAGCCGCGAGTTCGACGACGTGTATCAGGCCACCTGGCACACCCGTGTATCGGGCGCGCTCGTGACCACCCGCGTCGACCGCGAGATGCTCACCAGCTTCGAGTACGAAGAGCTGGTGCGCATCTGGCAGAAGTTCCGCGAGCTGGGTGACAACGTCACCGTCGACGGACGCACCGAGCAGACCTACGAGAATATCGACGTGCTGCTCGACGCGGTGCTCGACGCCGGGCGCAAAGGCCAGTCGGTCCAGCGCTACAAGGGTCTGGGTGAGATGAACCCCGAGCAGCTGTGGGACACCACCATGGACCCGGACAGCCGCACCTTCCTGCAGGTGCGCATCGAGGACGCCATCGAGGCCGACGAGATGTTCACCGTGCTCATGGGTGACCAGGTCGAGCCGCGCCGCGAGTTCATCGAGTCCAACGCACTCGACGTCCGTAACTTGGATGTCTAA
- a CDS encoding M20 metallopeptidase family protein: protein MQSPIDFLSQVDDILKEKTSDLISLRRELHAHPELSHKEYETTSMLAATLKDIGFDVYVREEGTGFYADLIPEDFDPAVDPTVAIRTDIDALPIKELNEVPYASQNDGVMHACGHDVHMTVATGAGMAISEIREQLTGRLRLLYQHAEEVSPGGAVDMVSFGAIEGVDAVLALHCDPELEVGRIGVREGNLTAAFDSFCIKIIGKSGHGARPHHCTDPVRVATQVANALYQMTSQYFDSRDPVVLSLGSIHAGDSPNVIPEVATMQGTLRTLSKESRERLEPVLQKVVGGICMAHGANFELEIEHGAPSVVNDPKVIGIIEQIGRDFLGDDGIYEIPLPSMGGEDFSYYLQHAPGAMFRLGTAGPGPRARHFLHSSKFDIDERAIGIGSRILARSALEVMAQLSNGELALERPRRMPIHEGIAE from the coding sequence ATGCAGTCCCCCATCGATTTCCTTTCGCAAGTCGACGATATCCTCAAGGAGAAGACCTCCGACCTGATCTCGTTGCGGCGAGAGCTGCACGCCCATCCCGAGCTGAGCCACAAAGAGTACGAGACGACCTCGATGCTGGCGGCGACGCTCAAGGATATCGGGTTCGACGTGTACGTGCGCGAGGAGGGCACCGGCTTTTACGCCGACCTGATCCCCGAGGACTTCGACCCGGCCGTCGACCCGACGGTGGCCATCCGCACCGACATCGACGCCCTGCCGATCAAAGAGCTCAACGAGGTGCCCTACGCCTCGCAAAACGACGGGGTGATGCACGCCTGCGGCCACGACGTGCACATGACCGTGGCCACTGGCGCGGGCATGGCGATCAGTGAGATCCGCGAGCAGCTGACCGGACGGCTTCGCCTGCTGTACCAGCACGCCGAGGAGGTCTCTCCCGGCGGCGCGGTCGACATGGTCTCGTTCGGCGCCATCGAGGGCGTCGACGCCGTCCTGGCGCTGCACTGCGACCCCGAGCTCGAGGTCGGCCGCATCGGCGTGCGCGAGGGCAACCTGACGGCGGCCTTCGACAGCTTCTGCATCAAGATCATCGGCAAGAGCGGCCACGGCGCGCGGCCCCATCACTGCACCGACCCGGTGCGCGTGGCCACCCAGGTGGCCAACGCCCTGTACCAGATGACCAGCCAGTACTTCGACTCGCGCGACCCGGTCGTCTTGTCGCTGGGCTCCATCCACGCTGGCGACAGCCCCAACGTCATCCCCGAGGTGGCCACCATGCAGGGCACGCTGCGCACGCTCTCCAAGGAGTCGCGCGAGCGGCTCGAGCCGGTGCTCCAGAAGGTCGTCGGCGGCATCTGCATGGCCCACGGGGCGAACTTCGAGCTCGAGATCGAACACGGCGCCCCCTCGGTGGTCAACGACCCCAAGGTCATCGGCATCATCGAGCAGATCGGCCGCGACTTTCTGGGTGACGACGGCATCTACGAGATCCCGCTGCCGAGCATGGGCGGCGAGGACTTCTCCTACTACCTGCAGCACGCCCCCGGGGCGATGTTCCGCCTGGGCACCGCCGGGCCAGGCCCGCGCGCTCGCCACTTCTTGCACTCCTCGAAGTTCGACATCGACGAGCGCGCCATCGGCATCGGCTCGCGCATCCTGGCGCGATCGGCGCTCGAGGTGATGGCTCAGCTGTCCAACGGTGAGTTGGCGCTCGAGCGTCCGCGGCGCATGCCGATTCATGAGGGCATCGCCGAATAG
- a CDS encoding BKACE family enzyme, producing the protein MSDKVIVTCALNGVLTNPKTHPVPYTPEEMAQSAKEAYDAGAAVVHIHFREQAMGRMPSWDPDLAAECVDAIKEAAPDIIVNSTTGVMGDDISGPQGVLERVKPEMAAMNSGSLNYLKARSNGEWAWPPMLFDNPVSKVERFLEVMRDNDIIPECECFDTGIVRSISMFEKVGILDKPYTVSLVQGVASGMPARTDLLPILVDLLPEGAHWQSIVIGRDEVWDIHRKTAELGGHLRTGVEDTFYLPDGEKVAEHGNGRLIEAIVAMAREVGREPATPDEARQMIKA; encoded by the coding sequence ATGAGCGACAAAGTCATCGTCACTTGCGCCCTCAACGGTGTGCTGACCAACCCGAAGACCCACCCGGTGCCGTACACGCCCGAGGAGATGGCCCAGAGCGCCAAAGAGGCCTACGACGCTGGCGCGGCCGTGGTGCATATCCACTTTCGCGAGCAGGCCATGGGTCGGATGCCCTCGTGGGATCCGGACCTGGCCGCCGAGTGCGTCGACGCCATCAAGGAGGCGGCGCCGGACATCATCGTCAACTCGACGACCGGCGTGATGGGCGATGATATCAGCGGGCCGCAGGGCGTGCTCGAGCGGGTCAAGCCGGAGATGGCGGCGATGAACTCGGGGTCGCTCAACTACCTCAAGGCGCGCAGCAACGGCGAGTGGGCCTGGCCGCCCATGCTCTTCGACAACCCGGTCAGCAAGGTCGAGCGCTTCCTCGAGGTGATGCGCGACAACGACATCATCCCCGAGTGCGAGTGCTTCGACACCGGGATCGTGCGCTCCATTTCGATGTTCGAGAAGGTCGGCATCCTCGACAAGCCCTACACCGTCTCGCTCGTGCAAGGCGTGGCCAGCGGCATGCCCGCGCGCACCGACCTGCTGCCCATCCTGGTCGACCTGCTCCCCGAGGGGGCGCACTGGCAGTCGATCGTCATCGGCCGCGACGAGGTCTGGGACATCCACCGCAAGACCGCCGAGCTGGGCGGTCACCTGCGCACCGGCGTCGAGGACACCTTCTATCTGCCCGACGGCGAGAAGGTCGCCGAGCACGGCAACGGCCGACTCATCGAGGCGATCGTCGCCATGGCCCGCGAGGTGGGCCGCGAGCC